The segment TCTGGGCTCAGGGGAGTATGTGGTAGCCAGGATTCCTGGGTCCTGATGCTAGGGGTGCCCTAAGCCCCAGGGCTCCTCTGGGCATGGCTCAGCCTCCTTGTGATGGGGACAGTCCAGGGCCAGGTTTCCCTGGGAGCTGGTGTCTCTTCGGGATCTGGCTCTGGGAGGAAAGACGTCCGGTGTCCCAGAGACTGGTGTGTCCTGCAGCTCCACAGGCCTCTCAGGAATGTGCCAGAAATGCCTGTGTTGGAAATCAAGCCTTCCCCTTGTACTGATCTCCTTCAGGGGAACCAGCCCCTCCTGTGCCACCAGGCTGCCAGAGCGTGTTCTGGGTGCTGAGATGCCATCCCTGGATGGCCACAGCCCTGGTGCTGGACCCTTCCAATCTCCctactgaatcacagaatcacagaatcacagaatttctaggttggaagagacctcaagatcatcgagtccaacctctgacctcacactaacagtccccactaaaccatatccctaagctctacatctaaatgtcttttaaagacttccagggatggtgactccaccacctccctgggcagcctgttccagtgtctaacaaccctttcggtaaagaagttcttcctaaggtccaacctaaaactcccctggcacaactgaAGCCCGTGCCCCCTCGTCCTGttaccaggcacgtgggagaacagactcgccccacctcgctacagcctcctttaaggtacctgtagagagcgataaggtcgcccctgagcctcctcttctccaggctgaacaagcccagctccctcagccgttcctcgtaggacttgttctccaggcccctcaccagcttcgttgcccttctctggacccgctcaagcacctcgatgtccttcttgtagcaaggggcccaaaactgaacacagtactcgaggtgcggcctcaccagagccgagtccagggggacgatcacctccctagccctgctggtcacactgcttcttatgcaagccaggatgccgttggccttcttggccacctgagcacactgctggctcatattcagccgactgtccaccatcactcccaggtccttctctgcctggcagctctccaaccactcatctcccagcctgtagctctgcttggggttgttgcgccccaggtgcaggacccggcacttggccttgttgaacttcatgcagttgacctcagcccatcggtgcagcctatccagatcctcctgcagagccttcctaccctcgagcagatcgatacatgcgcatagcttggtgtcatctgcaaacttactgagggtgcactcaatgccctcgtccagatcatcgatgaagatattaaagaggactgtccccagtactgagccctggggaacgccactattgactggcctccaactggactaGACTtcatttaccacgactctttgggcccagctatccagccagtttctgtctactgtggtggttttacacaGGTACACAGgtggactccatggccaccgCTCCTTTACTTCCCCACCTAcaaggaaaaggggggaaaattaTGATGAAAGTAGCTCAAGGCTTGAGGTAGAACATGAGGTCACCCACCAAATATCCTCATGGGTACcaattatcatcacaggcaagATAGACTTAGCATAGGcagattaatatattttattgcctatcactggTGCACTACAACCTTGAGGAACtacaagcaaactaaaaacaccatTCCCCCCATCCAGCCTCCTGTAACTCCTTCTCCTGGGTGGAACAGGAGAATTGGGAATTGCAGTGAGTCCATGACATTGTTTCCACTGCTCCTTGATGGTCAATCTCTGCCCTCTCTGGGTCCCTCCTGTGAGATGCCCTCCTTCACAAATAAATCCTGCGTGGGGCCATAAAGGGCTAAGATAATGACAGACATGACCAGATCATGTTAAAATAAAGTTCTTAGAAGCAATATATCAGCTTCATAGTTGCTGACCACAATGTTCATTTTTGTTGGTGTAGTAGTTGTGTTTGGTCACAGAACTGTGTTGGGTAACACAATACATATTGTGTGTGTTCCCTGTTGTGCTGTTTATCCTTTGTGGGGGCTTATTAGTTAATTAATGGTTATTAGTTTACTCTACGGCCTAACACTGCCTTATGTTGTGATAAAATTACTGGTCATGAGACAAATCTGGTAGTTGTATTCAGCATTGCTGTCACCTCAATGCTCGAGGAACTTTCTCTCAGAAACTATTTATAATTAACAGTCTTTACGTTTCTCCTCGGGGAGCCAATCTATGGAAGGGATGAGGGGGGACACTTCTTCTCCCCCCAGCAAGTTACAATAGCTCTTCAAAACTTTGAATCCTTGGGATATTCAAACCAGTCTGTAAGTATTGTTATGTGTCCAGAATgtgtttcaggttttgtttaaggttaGAGTAAACTATTTCAGAATGCCACACAATGATCTGCCCTGAGGCAGGATAATTATGAGGGGCAGGGtgtgtgggaggatatgggcaggcaccTCCAATGCTTTCTAACTTCACCCTTGAAGAAGTGCAgaatcctaaaaaaataataaaaaaatctacacAACTCCAGTCCCTGTGACTGGGCCAGAGAAACAACCTGTGCCTGTATCAGTCAAATATATACATGAGAATAAAATCAAATCAGGAAAGAAGCTCCTACTCatagagggaaggaggaagaagaagatgagGCAGGCTCCTACCAAGTAAAGCCATCAGAGAAATGTGTGGACGAAGACAGAGATAACATAAAAGCAGCAGTAAGCACCTGATCACTATTCCTTGGGGAGCTGTGAGATGTGTGATTAGATTTCAGCCATCATCTAGGCCAGCAcattgtcacctggctgctccgatACTGGGATAACAGGGCCAGTAGCCTCGaattagagggcagggaagccaagcagctgggatccctctccaGGGAAGggggcattgacaaagcaattggaaAGGGGGCACAAATCCTCCCTCTCCTGAGGTAACTCCTGTCAGGTGTaaaggaaaggtatcccttcaaggaagatgttGTATGTCACCCAGGCAAATGGACCACCAGGGAGAGAGGCAGCCCGTATCTGATGGAATTGGCCATGCTGGAGGTGATTTATGGTGATTTATGCACATTCAACAGTTTTCTACCTTGCCCGGTGCCTCACAGGATCCTTcagttgtggggttgctgagggtcgaagtGCCAGTAGCTACCCAAATGATGCACCAGTGGCAATATGGCACCATCCAAGATTCCCTGATTCCCATATATATGCTGATTCATCAACTGCAGAGCCAAGGACTGATCAGCAAAATTTGTTCACCTTTAATAATCCCATAGGGTCAGTGCAAACATGTGATGGAGATCTGAGACTAACGGTGGAGTATTGTGTCTAGAATGAAGTCACACCAAATTCAATAGATCATCTATAGTCTTCTCTCCTTATAGTCTTAGCTCTAAGAGCATTTAAATGATCTCTTACAGCACCTGAATGCTGCTGTCTGATCCCTTCCTGGGATCAAAAGGAGCCAGTACCTCCAGGCCAGAACACTCTCCCTGTACCCTTGGATGCAGGCCCCTAGGTCCCATGGACTGTTAAGGGTGTAGTTTGCAAAGTAATCACGGATTTTATCCCCACCCACCAACTGTTGTACACCTGCAGAGTCCTGCCTCAAGGCACAAAGGGCAGGGAGACCTGGCTGGTGAGAGCTGAGGCCCTGTGGAGATGTCCGAGACACAACAGCCATTACAGCCAAGGGCCGTgtagaagagaaaggaaaaaagagaacatttaaaagagaacagaatagGTTTAGCTCTGCCTGTGACACATGACTCCTTTTGCTCTGCTGACAGCCTCTGCAGGCTGCCCTGCACATAATGAGTAGGGACAGGCTCAGTTGTCCTACATGTGGCATCTGCTGGCATTTCAGTTGGTCTGAGGAATGTCCCATCAGACCAGAGGATCAACCTCAAATTTCAGCATGTATTTCCATCTGAacagctcctgcctgtcctCCATCTCCACTAAGGAGCTATTGTGGCCCAGTAATTCACATTAAGTTGCCTATGTTGTGGATACCTGAACTGAGGCCAGAAGAATCCCAGCTCCTGTGGGTCTGTGGCAGGCATGGGAGGGAGCTGAGATCCCTTTCCAGCCCCAGGAATAACAACCAGCATGAGATGCCTTGACTTACTGCTGAATTAATTCCTTAAGTGGGGATGAAGGAGATCAGTCCCTGACCATGATTTCATGTCCAAACTGATACCGGGACAAGAAGATGTGATTGTTACAATTAATTGTTGTTCTCTAAGGAGAAATGACACTGGTGTGAAGAAGTGTATGTgcccaggggagggagggagccccAGGGATTCCTTcaggctgtttcccagcaggttcccctgcagccccagggccatgtgcagggagcctggtggggggcagagcaagggaggccttgggctgggcctctgctgctgagctgggccaggctcctgggcccaaggggagctcctggcaagcgggcagcgctgcagagagacagctctgcccaggagcagctcctctgcacagtgtagcagggctgggggcactgcctgtggctggcactgggaggggagagaagggagataGAGGTTACGGTCTGCGTGAATTGGGGGATACTGAAAGCTCGATGGGGAAAGAATGCTTGCAGCACATTACAGGGTAAGTctgtggcagaaggaaaaggcagatAGGCCGGGCCCTGAGTGCTCTCTTTTcacaggctggcagcaggctctgcagccaggTTGCTGAAAGGGGaggccagggctgtggtgcagggcagggtccctgctgtggcccaggggctgtgtgccggggcagggcctctgccgcctgccaggctcagcactcatcctgcccggggagctgcccagggcgctgtggggagaagctgcgggtggaaggagcccccccgtcagggcagggtcctgctgctggtgggaggctgctgcctggggcagcctgctcacagctccacagcacaCCAAGGGAATTTCAAAGGGAACTTTACTCTCATCTTTCCTTagcctctgctttcagttttctttttggctcagtagaaatagcaaaatataatattatttccTAGAAAAGCCTGACAGTCCTAAGGCATCCTAAGGAGGTTGCCATGACACCCATCAGGTCCCTTTCCTGCCCCTCAGCCCCGAACAGCTCCACCGCCACAGGTGCAGTGTCAGCAGGATCTGTGTTAGCTGGCCTCTTGGACGTGCCCCCAGGAAGCTGtccctgggcagagccctgctgccaggaggtgtctgcagggcagagctgagcacccagcaggtgggatgggggctgtgagctgcaggcaggaggcgtggggacagagacccagctgcaggcagggacagcgacaggcagcagagccatgggCAGGTATtgagagggagctgctcccagtATCTCCATGGCAGAAGGGATTTGGGCATCTCCCTGCCATCCTTGCACTGGAGACACTTCCCTGGAGCAACCCCCTGCTTTCAGTTCTCTCGCACCTTCAACCTCCAGCCATAGTGTCATCAGGActtctgctgggctgcaggctgccgtGCACaagggcacagctctgccctagCAGCTCTGTGTTATCTAGCAGCCCCATGGAAAAGACACATCATTCCTAAGGCCATACTATTGCTACTGGATGCCTGAATGTGGGCAGCTGTTATGATCCCTCTCTGtccctggagaagagcagagagCTGAGATTCTCCTCAGGTACGATGAGATGGGTGAGGGGTTTGGAGATCTGCCCTTTGAACCTGGATTCCTCTCCTCTCAGCAGAATCCTGGTTGTTTTCAGGGGAACACCTGAGTGTGACCATCCTCCAGAGGTGCCCACAATGGGCAGCTGAGACCAGGACTGGTGGATACAGCAGCTGTTCTCATTCTGCCTTGAGGGATGGTCCCTTTGCCTCCCAGGACCCCAAGATTTCCATGGGTGGGCAGTACAATTGCCAAGGTTTTATGCCTTGAATACGCTCCTCAGGCGTGGGGAGACAAgtataaagaaacaaaccaaaacatgcAAAAACCTTTGCTCTGCATTTGGATTAATTTTGAGAAAGAATGCTGACAAACTCTTAGTTTTGCAAAGCATACTTCATCTAGGACAACGCCATGTTCCATTTGTATACTGCTCTAGGGCAGGACCATCTCCTGCAGAGTCCCTTGACTCCTGAAGCATCAGTTTGAGATCAAACAGAGGACCAGTTTTCCTGAAAGTGAAGAGgcaattttttttcaggttactATAAGAAACAGAGTAGGTTTTCCTTACAGAGGTCTACCCTAGAATTTTAACACTTCTTCCTTCTTGGACAGGCCTCCTTATTCAGAGGCAGCAGATCCCCATTCCCAGGAGGATcagatgtccaacagcagctcaaTCGCCGAGTTCATCCTCCTGCCATTCTCAGAcacacgcgagctgcagctcctgcacttcgcgctcttcctgggcatctacctggctgccctcctgggcaacggcctcatcctcaccgccgTAGCCTgtgaccaccgcctccacacccccatgtacttcttcctcctcaacctcgccctccttgacctgggctgcatctccaccactgttcctaaagccatggccaattccctctgggacaccagggccatttcctatgcaggatgtgctgcacaggtctttctgtttgtctttttgaTCTCAGCGGAGTATTTTATTCTCACTttcatggcctacgaccgctatGTTGCCATttgcaagcccctgcactacagGACAGTAATGgccagcagagcttgtgcccagatggcagcagctgcctggggcagtggggttctCCATGCTCTGCTACtcactgccaatacattttccctgtctctctgccaaggcaatgctgtggaccagttcttctgtgaaatcccccagatcctcaagctctcctgctcacactcctacctcagggaagttgggcTTCTGACATTTAGtggttttgtattttggggttgttttgctttcattcttttttcctacgtgcagatcttcagggctgtgctgaagATGCCCTCTGAGAAGGGACAGCACAAAGCCTTCTCTACCTGCCTTCCTCACCTGGTTGTGGTCTCTGTTTTTATAAGCACTGCTGCATTTGCAGGCTTCAAGTCCCCTTCCATCTCCTCACCATCTCTGGATCTAGTGACTACAGTTTTGTACTCAGTGATGCCCCCAGCAATGAATCCCCTcatttacagcatgaggaaccaggagctaAAGAATGCCATTTGGAATGTGTtattacagatatttttcagtaatcGTAAAGTTCTCATCTCTCTCCCAAAGTGACTCTCAATATATCCCATTCTAGCCTTGTGTCTTGCTGTTTTATgttaacatacttttttttttttttttttgtaattattattttttgtattgtttgtgCTTCTGCTGTTCTTAGACCTGGGGTACCTCTtcaccactgtccccaaaggcATGACCTATTCcctgtgggacaccagggccatctgctatgcaggatgtgctgcaaaggtttttctgtttgttttcttgatacCAGCAGAATATTCTATTCCTACCGTAATGTCCTATGACCACTACATTGCtatctgcaagcccctgcactgtgggagcctcctgggcagcagagcttgtgcccagatggcatcagctgcctggggcagtggggttctctgtgctctgctgcacactgccagtacattttccctgcccctctgccaaggcaatgctgtggaccagttcttctgtgaaatcgCCCaaatcctcaagctctcctgctcacactcctac is part of the Anas acuta chromosome W, bAnaAcu1.1, whole genome shotgun sequence genome and harbors:
- the LOC137847374 gene encoding olfactory receptor 14C36-like, encoding MSNSSSIAEFILLPFSDTRELQLLHFALFLGIYLAALLGNGLILTAVACDHRLHTPMYFFLLNLALLDLGCISTTVPKAMANSLWDTRAISYAGCAAQVFLFVFLISAEYFILTFMAYDRYVAICKPLHYRTVMASRACAQMAAAAWGSGVLHALLLTANTFSLSLCQGNAVDQFFCEIPQILKLSCSHSYLREVGLLTFSGFVFWGCFAFILFSYVQIFRAVLKMPSEKGQHKAFSTCLPHLVVVSVFISTAAFAGFKSPSISSPSLDLVTTVLYSVMPPAMNPLIYSMRNQELKNAIWNVLLQIFFSNRKVLISLPK